Proteins encoded in a region of the Tripterygium wilfordii isolate XIE 37 chromosome 21, ASM1340144v1, whole genome shotgun sequence genome:
- the LOC119988305 gene encoding E3 ubiquitin-protein ligase UPL1-like isoform X1 produces the protein MKLKKRRTVEVPPKIKSFIGSVIATPLENIEEPLKTFVWQFDKGDFHHWIDLFTHFDSFFEKHIKSRNDLQLEDNFLESDPSFPREAVLQILRVIRIILENCTDKHFYSYEQHLSSLLACTDADVVEACLQTLAAFLKKTIAKYSIRDSSLNSKLFSLAQGWGGKEEGLGLIACAMESGCDPIAYELGCTLHFEFYAVNESSTDSLVGEQLTQGLQIIHLPNINSRSETDLELLDKLVIEYKVPSSLRFSLLTRLRFARAFSSLAARQQYTCVCLYAFIVLVQASNDADDLVSFFNSEPEFVNELVSLLSYEDAVPEKIRILSLLSLVALSQDRSRQQTVLTALTSGGHRGILSGLMQKAIKSVISNTSKWSLVFAEALLSLVIVLSSSSSGCSAMREAGFISTLLPLLKDTDPQHLHLVSTAVHILEAFMDYSNPAVALFRELGGLDDTISRLKIEVSHVENGSKQQGEDPNDDVRSFQLIADASLELDNMRPLYSEALISYHRRLLIKALLHAISLGTYAPGNNTYVYGSEESLLPECLCIIFRRAKDFGGGVFALAATVMSDLIHKDPTCFSALDAAGLPCAFVDAIMDGVLCSAEAITCIPQCLDALCLNNNGLQAVKDRNALRCFVKLFTSRTYMHALGGDTTGSLSSGLDELMRHASSLRGQGVDAVIEILNAISKVGSGNEDPGCSSAPVPMETDSEERSQVPSEDRESSRMDCVEQITEQSSGSSAVNIELFLPECVSNAARLLETILQNGDTCRIFVEKKGVDAVLQLMTLPLMPLSASVGQNISVAFKNFSAQHHPSLARTVCSFLRENLRSTNELLSSFGGTQLAVVESLRQTKVLRCFSSLEAIMSLSNFLLKGTATIVSELGASDADVLKDLGKTYKEIIWQISLCNDSKVDEKRSCDQEPESTDAAPSSAGRESDDDGNIPMVSYMNPVSIRSSSQSIWGGERDFLSVVHSGEGLHRRSRHGLTRIRVGRGGRHTHALNVDSELPASVHETSCPQDAKRKSPDVLVFEILGKLVSTMRSFFTALVKGFTSPNRRRADAGSLSSASKTLGNALAKIFLEALCFSGYPTSAGLDRSLSVKCRYLGKVVDDMAALTFDVRRRTCYTSMVNNFYVHGTFKELLTTFEATSQLLWTLPYSIPASGTDHEKVGEGSKLSHNTWLLDTLKSYCHELEYFVNSSLLLSSASASQVQLLVQPVAVGLSIGLFPVPRDPELFVRMLQAQVLDVILRVWNHPMFPNCSPGFIASIISLVTHVYSGVGEVKRTRSGIAGSTNQRFLPPPPDETTIATIVDMGFPRARAEEALRRVETNNVEMAMEWLFTHADDPVQEEDELARALALSLGSSSEASKDDSVDKSPDVLAEELQTKAPSVDDILAASVKLFQSSDQMAFLLTDLLVTLCNRNKGEDRPRVATYLIQQMKVYQFDFSKDTTPLSMISHIIALLLSEDGNIRDIAMQNGIVPAALDILMSFKARNASGNEILALKCISSILLVLDSLLQSRPRIISETTEGTQARSSPDTPIPASVVEEKSASDVKEGATAYEKVLGKSTGFLTVEESQKVLLIACDLIKQHVPAVIMQAVLQICARLTKTHALALQFIENGGLAALFSLPRSCFFPGYDSVVSVIIRHLLEDPQTLQTAMELEIRQTLSANQHTGRISPRAFLTSMAPVISRDPAVFMKAAAAVCQLDSSGGRTFVVLLLEKEKEKEKSRVPGMELGLSSNEPVRISESKLHDGSNKCTKGHKKIPTNITQVIDQLLEIVLKYLLPKRQDDCMSSMEVDEPATKVKGKSKVDESDTSKKESESEKSAALAKITFVLKLLSDILLMYVQAAGFILRRDLELGQFQGSNQTDSHGHGGIVYHVLHRLLPVSTDKSAGPDEWREKLSEKASWFLVVLCGRSGEGRRRVINELAKALSSFSNSVCNSTNTNLLPDNKVFTLADLAYSILSKNASSANLSGSGCSPDIAKSMIDGGMIRCLTGILQVIDLDHPDAPKIVNLILKSLESLTRAANSSEQNYKSEGLIRKTLAESSARHDDHITTLAAETSEPVQNSRGLLEVADAVETEQEHQGTTLGEGNRDANADQTAEQAMRIEAEQAMASNPSLDLGMGFMHEEMEENGVLHNPDQIEMTFRVENRADDNIGDEDDDMGDDGDDDEDDEEGDDEDIAEDGAGMMSLADTDMEDHDDTGLGDDFHDEMIDDEDDFHENRVIEVRWREALDSLDQVLGQPGAGSGLIDVAAEPFEGVNVDDLFGLRRPVAFERRRQTVRSSFERSITEVNGFQHPLLSRPAQSGDLGSMSSAGGNSSRELDSFGVAHFSMFDAPVLPYGHASNSIFGDRLGNVAPPPLTDYSVGMDSLQLSGRRGQGDTRWTDDGRPQGSAQAAAIAQALEERFLSQFPSVSPVSNPTERASQNSGVRDQSSDAPLTNDGQVIIGGDNTSSQQSEGQHLENGNEVINQPNPSEQTIPFGAQVSAQSVVEDAGGCPQALEPMLIQPISLISAPSGHNSVEIGEGIGTAHVQVGPSSEFVNSSDESQAGLQFETSDSLHDMCVQVVGFDGSSRVNDLANNPVLVPAPVRATVEVDMNGIGAEGNQAEQGIPAPELGGDEPSSAQDTMLSLDANQAEQTSENNDVPGANAIDPTFLEALPEDLRAEVLASQQAQSVQPPSYVSPSVDDIDPEFLAALPPDIQAEVLAQQRAQRAAQQAEGQPVDMDNASIIATFPADLREEVLLTSSEAVLSALPSPLLAEAQMLRDRAMSHYHARSIFGSSHRLNSRRNGLGFDRQTVMDRGVGVTLGRRATSAIADRLKVKEIEGEPLVDADALKSLIRLLRLAQPLGKGLLQRLLLNLCAHSGTRAILVRLLLDMIKPEADGFASELATINSQRLYGCQSNVVYGRSQLLDGVPPLVLRRVLEILTYLATNHSAVASMLFYLDPTLVPEHFSSTLPGAKLDKGKEKVVDVGTSSKAPEQSVDEHDVPLILFMKLLNRPLFLRSTVQLEQVMGLLQVVVRTAASKLECQSQSEKGRVDSQEVPVTEVEGDVQKDPTSLEPESGVEDKCANTELSNSDKKRDISTYHIFLQLPQSDLRNLCHLLGHEGLSDKVYTIAGEVLKKLASVTASRRRFFTSELSQLAHSLSNSAVSELVTLRNTHMLGLSAGSMAGATTLRVLQALSSLILTSVSGYKGPENDGGEEEQITILKLNVALEPLWQELSDCISMAEKQLSQTSSDTTLLPINVGEHVQGTSSSPLPPGTLGLLPFIEAFFVLCEKLQPCHCTVQQDQATVTAIEVNEAARSSTSLTTKCSGDPQRKLDGVVTFSRFAEKHQRLLNAFIRQNPGLLEKSLSMILKAPRLIDFDNKKAYFRSRIRQQHEHHLTGPLRISVRRAYVLEDSYNQLRMRPSQDLKGRLNVQFQGEEGIDAGGLTREWYQLLSRVIFDKGALLFTTVGNNATFQPNPNSVYQTEHLSYFRFVGRVVAKALFDGQLLDVYFTRSFYKHILDVKVTYHDIEAVDPDYYKNLKWMLENDVSNIPDLTFSMDADEEKHILYEKTEVTDYELKPGGRNIRVTEETKHEYVDLVADHILTNAIRPQINSFLEGFNELVPPELISIFNDKELELLISGLPEIDLEDLKANTEYTGYTAASSVVQWFWEVVNTFSKEDMARLLQFVTGTSKVPLEGFKELQGISGPQRFQIHKAYGAPQRLPSAHTCFNQLDLSEYTSKEQLQERLLLAIHEGSEGFGFG, from the exons ATGAAGCTCAAGAAGAGGAGGACTGTGGAAGTG CCTCCGAAAATCAAATCGTTCATTGGTAGTGTTATTGCTACCCCGCTCGAGAATATAGAAGAACCCCTGAAAACTTTTGTTTGGCAGTTTGACAAG GGAGATTTTCATCATTGGATTGATCTTTTTACAcattttgattcattttttgAGAAGCACATCAAATCAAGAAATGATTTGCAGCTTGAAGACAATTTCTTGGAATCTGATCCTTCATTTCCAAGAGAAGCTGTCCTTCAAATTCTCCGTGTTATCAGAATAATATTGGAGAATTGTACGGACAAGCACTTTTATAGTTATGAG CAGCATCTTTCGTCCCTTCTTGCTTGCACCGATGCGGATGTAGTTGAGGCTTGTCTGCAGACATTGGCAGCTTTTTTGAAGAAAACTATTGCAAAGTACTCTATTCGAGATTCTTCTCTCAATTCGAAGTTATTTTCTCTTGCACAAGGATGGGGGGGCAAGGAGGAGGGTCTTGGATTAATTGCTTGTGCCATGGAAAGCGGGTGTGATCCAATTGCGTATGAGTTAGGTTGCACCCTCCATTTTGAGTTCTATGCTGTGAATGAGTCATCAACCGACTCCTTGGTTGGCGAACAGTTGACCCAAGGTCTACAAATCATCCATTTACCTAACATCAACAGTCGATCGGAGACAGATCtagagcttttggacaagttagTTATTGAGTATAAAGTACCCAGCAGTTTGAGATTTTCTTTGCTGACTAGGTTGCGGTTTGCGAGGGCTTTCAGCTCTTTAGCAGCTCGGCAGCAATATACATGTGTTTGCCTATATGCTTTCATTGTTCTTGTTCAGGCTAGCAATGATGCAGATGATCTAGTTTCTTTCTTTAACTCTGAGCCTGAGTTTGTCAACGAGTTAGTGTCCCTGTTAAGCTATGAAGATGCAGTTCCTGAGAAAATTCGAATTCTTAGTTTGCTTTCCTTGGTTGCACTTTCTCAAGATCGGTCCCGCCAGCAAACAGTATTGACTGCACTGACATCTGGTGGTCACCGAGGCATTTTATCCGGTCTCATGCAGAAAGCTATTAAGTCTGTTATTAGTAATACATCAAAATGGTCTCTGGTTTTTGCCGAGGCATTATTGTCTCTTGTTATTGTTttgtcatcatcttcatcaggATGCTCGGCCATGCGTGAAGCAGGGTTTATTTCTACTCTTTTACCTCTCCTTAAGGATACAGATCCTCAACACTTGCATTTAGTCAGCACAGCTGTGCATATTCTAGAAGCTTTTATGGACTACAGTAATCCAGCAGTTGCATTGTTCAGAGAATTGGGTGGTTTAGATGATACCATCTCTCGTCTGAAGATAGAAGTTTCTCATGTAGAAAATGGTTCAAAGCAGCAGGGAGAAGACCCTAATGATGATGTGAGGAGTTTTCAACTGATTGCTGATGCTTCTTTGGAACTCGATAACATGCGGCCTTTATATTCTGAAGCTTTGATTTCTTATCATCGGCGATTGCTGATAAAAGCTTTGCTACATGCTATTTCTCTTGGAACGTATGCACCTGGAAACAATACCTATGTTTATGGATCTGAGGAGAGTTTGCTGCCAGAATGCTTGTGCATAATTTTTAGAAGAGCAAAAGATTTTGGTGGCGGGGTGTTTGCACTTGCAGCAACTGTCATGAGTGATCTAATTCATAAAGATCCCACTTGTTTTTCTGCCTTAGATGCAGCGGGTCTTCCTTGTGCCTTTGTGGATGCTATAATGGATGGTGTTCTTTGCTCTGCTGAAGCTATCACCTGCATACCTCAATGTTTGGATGCCTTATGCTTGAACAACAATGGTCTACAAGCTGTGAAGGACCGCAATGCATTGAGGTGCTTTGTAAAACTATTTACCTCTAGAACTTATATGCATGCTCTTGGCGGAGATACAACTGGATCCTTGTCTAGTGGACTGGATGAACTCATGCGACATGCTTCCTCATTGCGTGGGCAGGGCGTTGATGCAGTGATTGAAATATTGAATGCTATTTCAAAAGTTGGTTCCGGAAATGAAGATCCTGGGTGCTCTTCTGCTCCCGTTCCCATGGAAACTGATTCTGAAGAGAGGAGCCAGGTTCCATCAGAAGATAGGGAATCCTCCAGAATGGATTGTGTGGAGCAGATAACTGAGCAATCTTCTGGCAGTTCAGCGGTGAATATTGAGTTGTTTCTGCCTGAATGTGTAAGCAATGCTGCTCGTCTTCTTGAAACGATTCTTCAGAATGGTGACACATGCCGCATATTTGTTGAGAAGAAGGGGGTTGATGCTGTTCTGCAGTTAATGACCTTGCCTTTGATGCCTCTTTCAGCATCAGTTGGTCAGAATATCTCTGTTGCCTTCAAGAATTTCTCAGCTCAGCATCATCCTTCTTTGGCTCGGACAGTATGTTCATTCCTGCGAGAAAATCTAAGATCAACTAATGAACTGTTAAGTTCATTTGGGGGGACTCAGCTTGCCGTGGTTGAATCTttaaggcaaacaaaggtgctGAGATGCTTCTCCAGTCTTGAGGCTATAATGTCCCTTTCCAATTTTTTGTTGAAGGGAACTGCTACCATTGTTTCTGAATTAGGTGCATCAGATGCTGATGTATTGAAAGATCTTGGAAAGACATACAAGGAAATAATTTGGCAAATTTCTTTGTGTAACGATTCCAAGGTGGATGAGAAGAGAAGTTGTGATCAAGAACCTGAGAGCACAGATGCAGCTCCATCTAGTGCTGGAAGAGAGAGTGATGATGATGGAAACATTCCCATGGTGAGTTACATGAATCCCGTTTCTATTAGGAGTAGCTCTCAATCCATTTGGGGTGGAGAACGTGACTTTCTTTCAGTTGTTCATTCTGGAGAGGGCTTACACCGACGTAGTCGACATGGATTGACACGTATACGGGTTGGTAGGGGTGGGCGGCATACTCATGCTTTAAATGTTGATTCTGAATTACCTGCCAGTGTGCATGAAACATCTTGCCCCCAGGATGCTAAAAGGAAAAGTCCTGATGTTCTTGTCTTTGAAATTCTAGGCAAGCTGGTTTCCACAATGCGCTCTTTCTTCACAGCTCTTGTTAAAGGATTCACATCACCAAATCGCCGTAGAGCAGATGCAGGGTCATTGAGTTCAGCTTCAAAGACCCTAGGAAATGCTTTGGCTAAGATATTTCTTGAGGCTCTATGTTTCTCAGGTTATCCTACTTCAGCTGGGCTTGATAGGTCATTATCTGTAAAGTGCCGGTATCTTGGAAAGGTTGTGGATGACATGGCAGCTCTGACATTTGATGTTAGACGAAGAACATGCTATACCTCAATGGTCAATAACTTCTATGTTCATGGAACCTTTAAGGAGCTGCTTACCACTTTTGAAGCTACAAGTCAGTTGTTATGGACTTTACCATATTCTATACCAGCATCTGGTACTGATCATGAGAAGGTTGGTGAAGGAAGTAAATTATCACACAACACATGGCTTCTCGACACGTTAAAAAGTTACTGTCATGAGCTTGAATATTTTGTCAATTCTTCTTTACTCCTATCTTCGGCCTCTGCATCCCAGGTTCAGTTGCTTGTTCAGCCAGTTGCAGTTGGTTTGTCGATTGGGCTGTTTCCTGTCCCTAGGGATCCTGAACTTTTTGTCCGTATGTTGCAAGCTCAGGTTCTTGATGTTATCCTACGTGTCTGGAACCATCCTATGTTTCCAAATTGTAGTCCAGGTTTCATTGCTTCTATTATTTCGCTTGTTACACATGTGTACTCTGGTGTTGGAGAAGTGAAAAGAACTCGGAGTGGCATTGCGGGAAGTACAAACCAGCGTTTCTTGCCTCCTCCACCAGATGAGACTACTATTGCAACAATTGTTGACATGGGTTTTCCTAGGGCAAGAGCAGAGGAAGCTCTGAGACGAGTTGAAACAAACAATGTTGAAATGGCGATGGAGTGGTTATTTACTCATGCTGATGATCCAGTGCAAGAGGAAGATGAACTGGCTCGGGCACTGGCTCTTTCACTAGGAAGCTCATCAGAAGCATCTAAAGATGATAGTGTGGATAAATCACCAGATGTCCTGGCTGAGGAGTTGCAGACAAAAGCCCCCTCTGTTGATGATATTCTTGCTGCATCTGTGAAGTTGTTTCAGAGTAGTGATCAGATGGCATTCCTGCTGACAGATTTGCTTGTGACCCTTTGCAATAGGAACAAAGGCGAAGACCGTCCAAGGGTGGCGACTTATCTTATTCAGCAGATGAAGGTTTACCAGTTTGATTTTTCAAAGGACACTACTCCACTGAGTATGATATCGCATATCATAGCATTGCTACTTTCTGAGGATGGGAATATACGAGATATTGCCATGCAGAATGGGATTGTACCTGCTGCATTAGATATCTTAATGAGCTTCAAGGCCAGAAATGCATCAGGTAATGAGATTTTGGCCCTGAAATGCATTAGTTCTATACTGCTTGTCTTGGACAGCCTGTTGCAGTCGAGGCCCAGAATCATTTCCGAAACTACTGAAGGAACTCAGGCAAGATCATCCCCTGACACACCAATTCCAGCTTCAGTCGTGGAGGAAAAATCTGCATCAGATGTGAAAGAAGGTGCTACAGCATATGAAAAAGTTCTGGGGAAATCTACGGGATTCCTGACTGTTGAAGAGAGTCAGAAGGTGCTACTGATTGCTTGCGACCTCATCAAACAGCATGTCCCAGCTGTGATTATGCAGGCTGTTCTTCAGATATGTGCTAGATTGACCAAAACTCATGCACTGGCATTGCAATTCATTGAAAATGGTGGTTTGGCTGCTCTTtttagtcttcctagaagtTGTTTCTTCCCTGGATATGACTCTGTTGTGTCTGTTATCATTCGGCATCTTCTTGAAGATCCTCAGACATTACAAACGGCCATGGAATTGGAGATACGACAAACTTTGAGTGCAAACCAACACACAGGTCGCATTTCTCCTCGAGCATTTTTGACATCAATGGCACCAGTTATTTCTAGAGATCCTGCAGTTTTCATGAAAGCTGCTGCTGCAGTTTGTCAGTTAGATTCATCAGGAGGGAGGACTTTTGTGGTGTTATTGttagaaaaagagaaggaaaaggaaaaatcgAGAGTACCGGGCATGGAACTGGGGTTATCTTCTAATGAGCCTGTCCGGATATCTGAAAGCAAGTTACATGATGGATCAAATAAATGTACCAAAGGCCATAAGAAGATCCCTACCAATATTACTCAAGTTATTGATCAGCTTCTCGAGATTGTCTTGAAATACCTTTTGCCAAAAAGACAGGATGATTGTATGAGTTCTATGGAGGTAGATGAACCTGCTACCAAGGTGAAGGGTAAGTCAAAGGTTGATGAGAGTGACACATCAAAAAAGGAATCTGAATCTGAGAAATCTGCTGCGTTGGCTAAAATAACCTTTGTTCTCAAGTTACTGAGTGATATACTTCTTATGTATGTGCAAGCGGCCGGGTTTATACTGAGGAGGGATTTAGAATTGGGCCAATTCCAAGGATCTAATCAAACAGATTCTCATGGACATGGTGGGATAGTGTATCATGTTTTGCATCGACTGCTTCCTGTATCAACAGATAAATCTGCCGGACCTGATGAATGGAGAGAGAAATTATCTGAGAAGgcttcttggtttcttgtggtTCTATGTGGCCGTTCTGGCGAGGGGCGGAGGCGTGTCATTAATGAACTTGCGAAAGCCTTATCTTCCTTTTCAAATTCTGTGTGCAATTCAACCAATACCAATTTATTGCCTGATAATAAGGTTTTCACGCTTGCTGATCTAGCATATtcaattttgtcaaaaaatGCATCGTCTGCTAATCTATCTGGTTCTGGGTGCTCACCAGATATAGCAAAAAGTATGATAGATGGAGGAATGATTCGGTGTCTTACTGGCATCCTTCAAGTGATTGATTTGGACCATCCTGATGCCCCCAAAATTGTTAATCTTATACTTAAGTCTTTGGAAAGCCTTACAAGGGCAGCTAATTCTAGTGAGCAAAATTATAAATCTGAGGGGCTGATAAGGAAGACATTAGCTGAGTCAAGTGCTAGACATGACGATCATATAACGACGTTGGCTGCTGAGACCTCAGAGCCTGTTCAGAATAGCCGCGGTCTACTAGAAGTAGCAGATGCTGTGGAAACTGAACAAGAGCACCAAGGAACCACTCTAGGGGAAGGTAATCGTGATGCAAATGCAGATCAGACAGCTGAGCAGGCCATGAGAATAGAAGCAGAACAGGCGATGGCCAGCAACCCATCTTTGGATCTTGGAATGGGTTTCATGCATGAAGAGATGGAAGAAAATGGTGTGCTGCATAACCCTGATCAAATTGAGATGACTTTTCGGGTTGAGAATAGGGCAGATGACAACATTGGTGATGAGGATGATGACATGggagatgatggtgatgatgatgaggatgatgaggagGGGGATGATGAGGATATAGCTGAAGATGGTGCTGGCATGATGTCATTAGCTGATACGGACATGGAAGACCACGATGATACTGGTTTGGGAGATGACTTCCATGATGAAATGATTGACGATGAAGATGATTTTCATGAGAACCGTGTCATAGAGGTAAGGTGGAGGGAAGCCCTCGATAGTTTAGATCAGGTGCTTGGTCAGCCTGGGGCTGGTAGTGGACTTATTGATGTTGCTGCTGAACCTTTTGAAGGGGTGAATGTGGATGACCTTTTTGGTCTTCGCAGGCCAGTGGCATTTGAACGTCGGCGTCAGACTGTTAGGTCTTCCTTTGAACGTTCTATTACTGAGGTGAATGGCTTTCAACATCCCCTACTGTCAAGACCAGCCCAGTCTGGAGATTTGGGTTCAATGTCTTCAGCAGGGGGGAATTCATCCCGAGAATTAGATAGCTTTGGTGTGGCTCACTTCTCTATGTTTGATGCTCCCGTTCTTCCCTACGGTCATGCATCAAATAGTATCTTTGGTGATCGTCTGGGTAATGTTGCACCCCCTCCTTTGACAGATTATTCTGTAGGTATGGACTCGTTGCAGTTATCTGGACGAAGAGGGCAAGGTGATACTCGATGGACAGATGATGGTCGGCCACAAGGTAGTGCACAAGCTGCGGCCATTGCACAGGCATTGGAAGAACGGTTCCTATCTCAATTTCCAAGTGTTTCTCCAGTCAGCAATCCTACCGAAAGGGCATCCCAGAATTCAGGAGTACGGGATCAATCATCAGATGCTCCTCTAACTAATGATGGTCAAGTAATTATAGGAGGCGATAACACTAGCAGTCAGCAAAGTGAAGGCCAGCATCTAGAAAATGGAAATGAAGTTATAAACCAACCTAATCCATCAGAGCAAACCATTCCTTTTGGAGCGCAAGTCAGTGCTCAGTCTGTGGTGGAAGATGCTGGTGGATGTCCACAGGCACTTGAGCCAATGTTGATTCAACCTATTTCTCTAATCAGTGCACCCAGTGGCCATAATAGCGTGGAAATTGGGGAAGGTATTGGCACTGCACATGTGCAAGTAGGGCCCAGTTCCGAGTTTGTCAACTCATCTGACGAGTCTCAAGCTggtctgcaatttgaaacgtctGATAGTCTCCATGATATGTGCGTTCAGGTTGTGGGATTTGATGGATCTTCTAGAGTGAATGATCTGGCCAATAATCCTGTGTTAGTCCCTGCTCCAGTTCGTGCAACTGTTGAGGTTGATATGAATGGTATTGGTGCTGAAGGAAATCAAGCTGAACAAGGTATTCCTGCTCCTGAACTTGGTGGTGATGAGCCATCTTCTGCTCAAGATACAATGTTGTCTCTGGATGCCAATCAGGCTGAGCAAACtagtgaaaataatgatgtTCCTGGGGCAAATGCTATTGATCCCACCTTTTTGGAGGCACTTCCTGAAGACCTTCGGGCAGAAGTTCTAGCTTCCCAACAAGCTCAATCTGTTCAACCCCCAAGTTATGTGTCACCATCAGTTGATGATATTGATCCCGAGTTCCTGGCTGCTCTCCCTCCTGATATCCAAGCAGAAGTGTTGGCCCAACAAAGAGCGCAGAGGGCTGCACAACAGGCTGAAGGACAACCAGTTGACATGGATAATGCTTCAATTATCGCTACTTTTCCTGCTGATTTGCGTGAAGAG GTACTGTTGACGTCATCAGAAGCAGTTTTGTCAGCATTGCCTTCTCCGTTACTCGCTGAAGCACAAATGTTAAGGGACCGAGCAATGAGTCATTATCATGCTCGCAGCATTTTTGGAAGCAGCCACAGGCTAAACAGCCGGAGGAATGGTTTAGGCTTTGATAGGCAGACAGTTATGGACAGGGGGGTAGGGGTCACACTTGGACGAAGGGCAACTTCTGCTATTGCAGATAGATTGAAGGTGAAGGAAATTGAAGGCGAGCCTCTAGTGGATGCTGATGCCTTGAAATCTTTGATCCGGCTTTTAAGATTGGCTCAG CCCCTTGGTAAAGGCCTCCTACAGCGGCTCTTGTTGAATTTATGTGCACATAGTGGTACAAGGGCGATTCTAGTACGTCTTTTGCTGGATATGATTAAACCTGAAGCTGATGGTTTCGCCAGTGAATTGGCAACAATTAATTCCCAGAGGCTTTATGGTTGCCAATCAAATGTTGTTTATGGTCGATCACAGTTGTTAGATG GTGTCCCTCCACTTGTGTTGCGTCGAGTCCTTGAAATTCTTACTTATTTGGCTACAAACCATTCAGCTGTTGCAAGTATGTTGTTTTATTTGGATCCCACACTGGTTCCAGAGCATTTTAGTTCTACTCTTCCGGGAGCCAAATTAGACAAAGGCAAGGAAAAGGTTGTGGATGTTGGAACTTCATCAAAAGCTCCAGAACAGTCGGTTGATGAACATGATGTTCCATTGATACTGTTCATGAAGCTCCTGAATCGGCCACTTTTTTTACGCAGCACTGTGCAGCTTGAGCAG GTTATGGGTTTGCTTCAAGTAGTTGTACGTACAGCAGCATCGAAATTGGAGTGTCAATCACAATCTGAAAAGGGGAGAGTGGATTCACAAGAAGTGCCTGTTACTGAAGTGGAGGGTGATGTTCAGAAAGACCCCACTTCATTGGAACCCGAGTCTGGTGTGGAGGATAAGTGTGCCAACACTGAGTTATCAAATTCTGATAAAAAGAGGGACATCAGTACTTATCATATCTTCTTGCAATTGCCACAATCTGATTTGCGCAATCTTTGCCACCTTCTTGGTCATGAGGG GCTGTCGGATAAAGTTTACACGATAGCAGGTGAGGTGTTAAAGAAGTTGGCCTCAGTCACTGCATCCCGCAGGAGATTCTTTACTTCTGAGCTATCACAGTTGGCTCATAGTTTGAGCAATTCAGCTGTCAGTGAACTTGTTACATTGAGAAATACACACATGCTTGGTCTGAGTGCTGGTTCCATGGCTGGGGCTACAACCCTCCGCGTACTGCAAGCACTTAGCTCACTCATTTTGACTAGTGTTAGTGGATATAAGGGTCCAGAGAATGATGGGGGAGAGGAGGAGCAAATCACAATCTTGAAGTTAAATGTTGCCCTTGAGCCATTGTGGCAGGAATTGAGTGACTGCATTAGTATGGCTGAGAAACAGCTTAGTCAGACCTCTTCTGACACTACATTGTTGCCTATAAATGTGGGGGAGCACGTACAAGGGacatcttcttctcctcttcctccaggAACTCTGGGGCTGCTGCCTTTCATTGAGGCTTTCTTTGTTTTATGTGAAAAATTACAACCCTGCCATTGCACTGTGCAGCAGGATCAAGCAACTGTAACAGCCATAGAAGTCAATGAAGCTGCTCGAAGTTCAACTTCCCTGACCACAAAATGCAGTGGAGATCCTCAAAGGAAGCTTGATGGTGTTGTCACATTTTCAAGGTTTGCTGAAAAGCATCAACGGCTCTTGAATGCTTTTATTAGACAGAATCCTGGATTGCTGGAGAAATCTCTTTCTATGATCCTGAAGGCACCTAGACTGATTGATTTTGACAACAAGAAAGCTTATTTCCGCTCTAGAATAAGGCAACAGCATGAGCATCACCTTACTGGTCCACTGCGGATAAGTGTTCGGCGGGCATATGTTTTAGAGGACTCATATAATCAGTTACGGATGAGACCTAGTCAGGATTTGAAGGGACGATTGAATGTGCAGTTCCAAGGTGAAGAGGGTATTGATGCTGGGGGTCTGACTAGAGAATGGTATCAGTTACTGTCTAGGGTTATCTTTGATAAGGGGGCATTACTTTTCACTACCGTGGGTAACAATGCAACTTTCCAGCCAAATCCCAATTCTGTCTATCAGACTGAGCATCTTTCTTACTTCAGATTTGTTGGCCGTGTG GTTGCAAAGGCCCTGTTTGATGGACAACTTTTGGATGTCTATTTTACTCGGTCTTTCTACAAGCACATTCTTGATGTAAAGGTGACTTACCATGATATAGAGGCTGTTGATCCTGATTATTACAAGAATTTAAAGTGGATGTTGGAG AATGATGTGAGTAACATACCTGATCTGACGTTTAGCATGGATGCAGATGAAGAAAAGCACATTCTTTACGAGAAAACTGAG GTGACTGATTATGAGCTTAAACCTGGGGGAAGAAATATAAGGGTCACCGAGGAAACGAAGCATGAGTATGTGGACCTTGTTGCTGATCATATCTTGACAAATGCTATTCGTCCTCAGATCAACTCCTTCCTAGAAGGTTTTAATGAGTTGGTCCCACCAGAACTCATATCAATTTTTAATGATAAAGAGCTTGAGCTCTTAATCAGTGGACTTCCTGAAATTGATC TGGAAGATTTGAAGGCCAACACCGAGTATACTGGCTATACAGCAGCATCAAGTGTTGTCCAATGGTTTTGGGAGGTTGTGAACACTTTCAGCAAGGAGGACATGGCAAGATTGCTGCAGTTTGTCACTGGAACATCAAAG GTCCCATTGGAGGGTTTCAAGGAATTGCAGGGTATATCTGGACCACAGAGGTTTCAGATTCACAAGGCATATGGTGCTCCGCAGAGACTTCCTTCAGCTCACACATG ctttaATCAGCTGGACCTTTCTGAGTATACTTCTAAGGAACAGCTTCAGGAACGCTTGCTGCTTGCTATACATGAAGGCAGTGAAGGGTTTGGTTTTGGTTAA